In Fusarium fujikuroi IMI 58289 draft genome, chromosome FFUJ_chr08, one genomic interval encodes:
- a CDS encoding related to phenol 2-monooxygenase: MSAVVDTDILIVGAGPAGAALASFMGQNGLSGLVISKSPHTAYTPRAHGFNPFALECLRDINLEDEVLRLAIREPFILSSRFAKSLIGEEYGRLSAWEENPTSLGRRKETTPCEYVDFTQRHLEPLLLRYASHNGFNVRFSTEILKVESISSHTTEPAYTCKVYDHILKQEFKIRTKYLFGADGARSEIARQFDFQFLTQNPGPKACNVLFRADLANHLAESRLCGLHWIIQPDRTLFPGVVAHLRAVRPWNEWVLVAFGGQGNNPFEGLTTQSQELVDLIRQLVGDNSLDVEILTLDAWTVRESVAASYSKDDRTLFLLGDAAHRHPPTFGLGSNTCIQDAYNLAWKVAYVSNGWAGPGLLSSYSQERQPVGADLVRESNNQIRKNAELFRVFGMMAPSAEGMDLVGQLSHATPEGSTRRADLYKAFEDKKQEFESLGLAQNHFYASKAVYLDDELNPRPVLQGDPVVQVQISTYPGSRLPHAWIDKPNRLDTISTLDLAGKGSFCLLVGVDGSGWRSAADAIKTATDIPVKVFGIGPGQEYIDVYRRWYEKRGVSDSGCVLVRPDRFVAWRSVDKPEDCEQKLGDVLRSILCRDES; this comes from the exons ATGTCTGCGGTAGTTGACACTGATATTCTGATTGTAGGCGCGGGCCCTGCCGGTGCTGCACTTGCTTCCTTTATGGGGCAGAATG GACTGAGTGGTCTTGTAATTTCCAAGAGTCCACATACGGCCTATACGCCTCGAGCTCATGGGTTTAATCCCTTTGCATTAG AGTGCCTACGAGATATTAATCTGGAAGATGAGGTTCTTCGGCTCGCAATCCGAGAACCCTTCATCCTGTCATCACGCTTCGCAAAGAGCCTGATTGGCGAGGAATACGGAAGACTCTCGGCATGGGAGGAAAATCCTACATCTTTA GGAAGACGAAAGGAAACCACGCCCTGTGAGTATGTTGATTTTACTCAGCGACACTTggagcctcttcttctccgtTATGCATCACACAACGGCTTCAATGTTCGATTTTCAACTGAGATCCTCAAAGTTGAATCGATTTCGAGCCACACAACAGAGCCTGCTTATACGTGCAAGGTCTACGATCATATCCTGAAGCAAGAATTCAAGATTCGCACAAAATATCTTTTCGGAGCAGATGGGGCGCGCAGCGAGATAGCACGTCAATTCGACTTCCAGTTCCTTACTCAGAACCCAGGCCCAAAAGCGTGCAACGTCTTGTTCCGCGCAGATCTTGCAAACCACTTGGCAGAATCGCGTCTCTGCGGATTGCACTGGATCATACAACCAGACCGCACCCTGTTCCCCGGTGTCGTTGCCCATTTGCGAGCTGTTCGACCTTGGAACGAGTGGGTGCTGGTAGCCTTTGGTGGCCAGGGTAACAACCCTTTTGAGGGCCTGACCACTCAGAGTCAAGAGCTTGTAGACTTGATCCGACAGCTTGTTGGAGATAATTcccttgatgttgagatcttGACGCTTGATGCTTGGACTGTGCGGGAGTCAGTCGCGGCATCGTACTCGAAAGACGATCGGACCCTGTTTCTACTAGGTGATGCGGCACACAGACATCCTCCGACTTTCGGCCTCGGTAGCAACACGTGCATCCAAGACGCGTATAACCTCGCGTGGAAGGTGGCATACGTGTCAAATGGTTGGGCTGGTCCAGGTCTGTTGTCCTCGTACAGCCAAGAGAGACAGCCAGTGGGCGCCGACCTTGTCCGAGAGAGTAACAACCAGATACGGAAAAATGCAGAGCTCTTCCGTGTGTTTGGAATGATGGCCCCATCTGCCGAGGGCATGGATCTGGTGGGTCAACTATCGCACGCGACGCCGGAGGGCTCGACGCGACGGGCCGATCTTTATAAAGCCTTCGAAGATAAGAAACAAGAGTTTGAGAGCCTTGGCTTGGCCCAAAATCACTTCTATGCATCCAAGGCCGTGTACCTGGATGATGAACTTAACCCAAGACCAGTGCTGCAAGGTGACCCAGTCGTGCAGGTTCAAATCAGCACCTATCCCGGTAGCAGACTGCCTCACGCGTGGATTGACAAACCAAACCGCCTAGACACTATCTCGACTCTAGACTTGGCTGGGAAAGGGTCTTTTTGTTTATTGGTGGGCGTGGATGGTAGCGGTTGGAGAAGCGCAGCTGACGCCATCAAGACAGCTACGGACATCCCTGTCAAGGTCTTTGGCATCGGTCCAGGTCAGGAATACATCGACGTTTATAGGCGTTGGTATGAGAAGAGAGGTGTTAGTGACAGTGGTTGTGTTCTTGTCCGGCCAGATCGTTTTGTTGCATGGAGATCTGTCGATAAACCTGAGGACTGTGAGCAGAAATTGGGGGACGTTCTGAGGAGTATTTTATGTAGAGACGAGTCGTAG
- a CDS encoding related to C6 transcription factor, whose amino-acid sequence MERLVSARVNTRSSLACLECRTKHVKCDAKQPRCSRCTAYDKACQYTASRRGGLDRAALTERRRRLAKNSDAQLDHIASEISVAVSDEGITLGDESVTGADCLEVFHVSLPVPTPVLENRETPNFSHGGLTDDSLVKSYYANFHHLHPFAPPYKHLVQLSQASAFNFSPLIASMRLIGHIYDTHQWSESLSSAAEAQLSQSKPSDAVQVQARLLYSIALFWYTFKAEAKEQMDAAIDVAVKLEMHKKEFATTWGFGDSMMVECWRRTWWMLFITDASYAGTLGTMNFKTLHVEPTAELPCEESNYESGTIPAPKTLQDFDSREFDSEDVVFSSFAYLIGAVRCAAQVIYMSPKCATKEDSEAIIQSADSAFDAWLLLLPKDKKPVLKADGTIDELMFQAHLLIHVATIGIHRPLSDLRFNPVEKVSSCAREPPADTPKPNLVNVHTTRILKSVNAQIQLLALPVRPFHHTPFTTCMVSEGTLALLSACTYMLKDQALAVARDQIRLTIGCLKAVGEVWPRTARNVKEIQTIARHVLGLGGGSAEVGSTPGSTQVPSLTQSEGEGSMESLPTMDQDDNVFASLGSFEDICGWINMGVELDSSWIEGGTS is encoded by the exons ATGGAGCGACTAGTCTCAGCACGTGTAAACACACGATCTTCGCTAGCATGTCTCGAGTGTCGGACAAAGCATGTGAAATGCGATGCTAAACAGCCGCGATGCAGTCGCTGCACGGCGTATGACAAGGCGTGCCAGTATACAGCTTCAAGACGCGGTGGCCTTGATCGAGCGGCTTTGACTGAGAGGCGGAGACGCCTGGCTAAGAATTCTGATGCGCAACTAGATCATATTGCGTCGGAGATATCTGTGGCAGTATCTGATGAGGGGATCACCTTGGGTGATGAATCTGTGACTGGGGCGGATTGCTTGGAGGTGTTTCATGTGAGCTTACCCGTTCCAACACCAGTACTAGAGAACCGCGAAACACCAAACTTCAGCCATGGCGGTCTCACCGACGATTCTTTGGTCAAGTCGTACTATGCTAACTTTCACCACTTGCATCCTTTCGCTCCCCCGTACAAGCACTTAGTCCAACTGTCTCAAGCATCGGCTTTCAACTTCAGTCCCCTCATAGCTTCCATGCGACTGATCGGCCATATCTACGACACCCACCAATGGTCAGAATCACTTAGCAGCGCCGCCGAGGCTCAACTGTCACAGTCCAAACCATCAGATGCTGTTCAAGTTCAAGCTCGTCTGCTTTACTCGATCGCTTTATTCTGGTACAccttcaaggctgaggcaAAAGAGCAGATGGATGCTGCAATCGATGTCGCGGTCAAGTTAGAAATGCATAAGAAGGAGTTCGCTACTACATGGGGCTTCGGAGACTCGATGATGGTCGAATGCTGGAGACGAACGTGGTGGATGCTATTCATCACGGATGCTTCCTACGCTGGAACACTGGGGACAATGAACTTCAAAACATTACATGTTGAGCCAACTGCGGAGCTTCCTTGCGAAGAGTCAAACTATGAATCAGGT ACAATTCCCGCACCAAAAACTTTACAGGACTTCGACTCCCGCGAGTTCGATAGCGAAGACGTGGTATTCTCATCCTTTGCCTATCTTATCGGTGCCGTCCGCTGTGCAGCACAAGTCATTTACATGTCACCGAAATGCGCGACGAAAGAAGATTCAGAAGCCATCATACAATCGGCTGATTCGGCATTCGACGCCTGGCTGCTACTACTTCCCAAAGATAAGAAGCCAGTTCTAAAGGCAGATGGAACCATTGATGAGTTGATGTTCCAGGCTCACTTACTCATTCATGT CGCGACCATTGGTATACACAGGCCATTATCGGATCTGAGATTTAACCCCGTTGAAAAAGTATCCAGTTGCGCTCGAGAACCACCGGCAGATACACCTAAACCAAATCTCGTCAACGTACACACAACGAGGATTCTCAAGTCAGTCAATGCACAGATTCAACTCTTAGCTTTGCCTGTCCGCCCGTTTCACCACACGCCTTTCACAACATGCATGGTCAGCGAAGGAACTCTCGCCCTTCTCTCAGCTTGTACATACATGCTCAAAGATCAAGCTTTGGCAGTAGCGCGAGATCAGATTCGCTTGACCATTGGATGTCTCAAAGCCGTAGGCGAGGTTTGGCCGAGAACTGCGAGAAACGTCAAAGAGATACAGACTATTGCTCGTCATGTCCTGGGACTCGGAGGGGGTAGTGCGGAGGTGGGGAGTACTCCGGGATCAACCCAGGTTCCGAGTTTGACGCAAAGCGAAGGAGAAGGGAGCATGGAGTCTTTGCCGACGATGGACCAAGATGATAATGTCTTTGCGTCTCTGGGGTCTTTTGAGGATATTTGCGGATGGATCAACATGGGTGTGGAGCTGGATTCTAGCTGGATTGAAGGAGGTACAAGTTGA